A stretch of the Lineus longissimus chromosome 12, tnLinLong1.2, whole genome shotgun sequence genome encodes the following:
- the LOC135496470 gene encoding hydroxylysine kinase-like, which translates to MVEPLTNGTAYCESEDHFKPDECIRSSISETQARDLAKRLYGLTVTSIRQFNGYHDRNFYLTVDQDCSNPHIDEVLPHGYVLKIINTLDSKTPEHLDAQSSLLRHIHAKMPGCCPLPVKNVDGNFSSLETILQGGQNGTGTQHIVRLLCFIPGVVFHQMPQPDYDIYYDAGQFLGRLDIAIKDFSSPAFEARFNCWSMYWVPNLKRCTYAVRDPKRRALAAEVIEEFVAQVIPNYNKLQKGTIHGDFNEQNVLVTPKDGMDNADPTTETKYKHIGIIDFGENANACYVFEIGLSMMYLSTCSRKLDFIEAGGHLLAGYLTHMTLSDLEFDLLRTVVAARYAQSLVLGEYFYSLEKNEYCLSTSSAGWLQLEKLWETPKEKVMEIWSMIIEQRKDQHLTTEQ; encoded by the exons ATGGTAGAACCACTGACAAATGGGACAGCCTACTGCGAGTCCGAGGACCACTTCAAACCCGACGAATGTATTCGTTCGTCAATCTCGGAGACTCAAGCCCGAGACTTGGCCAAACGACTCTACGGCCTCACCGTCACTAGCATTCGACAGTTCAATGGTTACCATGACAGGAATTTCTACCTGACTGTAGACCAAGATTGCAGTAATCCGCACATTGATGAGGTGTTGCCCCACGGATACGTTCTCAAAATCATTAACACGCTTGATAGTAAGACACCTGAACATTTGG ATGCCCAATCCAGTCTTCTCCGCCATATTCATGCCAAGATGCCCGGATGTTGTCCACTTCCGGTGAAGAATGTTGACGGGAACTTCTCCTCGCTGGAAACAATATTACAAGGAGGTCAAAATG GCACCGGCACCCAGCATATCGTTCGTCTCCTCTGTTTCATTCCCGGGGTTGTCTTCCATCAAATGCCGCAGCCAGACTATGATATTTATTACGATGCGGGCCAGTTCCTCGGCAGGCTTGACATAGCGATCAAG GATTTCTCCAGCCCTGCCTTCGAAGCTCGCTTCAACTGCTGGAGTATGTACTGGGTACCGAATTTGAAGAGGTGTACGTACGCGGTGAGGGACCCCAAAAGACGGGCATTGGCAGCGGAAGTCATTGAGGAATTTGTCGCGCAGGTCATACCAAATTATAACAAGCTTCAAAAAG GCACAATCCATGGCGACTTTAACGAACAGAATGTCCTAGTTACGCCAAAAGACGGGATGGACAACGCAGACCCAACCACCGAAACAAAGTACAAGCATATTGGAATCATTGACTTTGGGGAAAACGCGAACGCTTGCTACGTCTTTGAAATAGGGTTATCAATGATGTATCTGTCCACCTGCAGCCGGAAGTTAGATTTCATCGAAGCCGGCGGCCATCTTCTTGCCGGATATTTGACCCATATGACCTTGAGTGACCTTGAATTTGACCTTTTGAGGACGGTTGTGGCGGCGCGTTACGCCCAGTCACTGGTGCTAGGAGAGTATTTCTACTCATTGGAGAAGAATGAGTACTGTTTGAGTACCAGCAGTGCCGGCTGGCTGCAGCTTGAGAAACTATGGGAGACGCCCAAGGAAAAAGTGATGGAGATCTGGTCCATGATTATTGAGCAGCGGAAAGATCAGCACCTGACTACTGAGCAGTAA